In one Methylobacterium sp. SyP6R genomic region, the following are encoded:
- a CDS encoding cyclic nucleotide-binding domain-containing protein codes for MTWIAENWVEAIGYLGTALTIASTAMSTMIPLRVVSILASVAVITYGLLTGSMPVVLTEAIQIPFNLWRLYQMVRLVRDVERAAEGDLSLDWLRPFGESRRIAAGEVLFRKGDPADEMFLIEGGRFRIEELGLEIRPGAIVGELGMLSPGNLRTGTLVCTEPGIVLGVAYTDVKQLYYQNPEFGFYFLKLTSERLFQAAQDRPTRVPAGTEVI; via the coding sequence GTGACCTGGATCGCGGAGAACTGGGTCGAGGCGATCGGCTATCTCGGGACGGCGCTCACCATCGCGTCGACCGCGATGAGCACCATGATCCCGCTGCGGGTCGTGTCGATCCTCGCCAGCGTGGCGGTGATCACCTATGGGCTCCTCACCGGCAGCATGCCGGTGGTGCTCACCGAGGCGATCCAGATTCCGTTCAACCTCTGGCGGCTCTACCAGATGGTCCGTCTGGTGCGGGACGTCGAGCGGGCGGCCGAGGGCGACCTCTCCCTCGACTGGCTCCGTCCCTTCGGCGAGTCCCGGCGCATCGCCGCCGGCGAGGTGTTGTTTCGCAAGGGCGACCCGGCCGACGAGATGTTCCTGATCGAGGGCGGCCGGTTCCGCATCGAGGAACTCGGCCTGGAGATCCGGCCCGGCGCGATCGTGGGCGAGCTCGGCATGCTCTCGCCCGGCAACCTGCGCACCGGTACCCTGGTCTGCACCGAGCCCGGCATCGTCCTCGGGGTCGCCTACACGGACGTGAAGCAGCTCTATTACCAGAACCCCGAATTCGGCTTCTACTTCCTGAAGCTGACGAGCGAACGCCTGTTTCAGGCGGCGCAGGACAGGCCGACCCGCGTGCCGGCGGGTACGGAGGTGATCTGA
- a CDS encoding sulfate/molybdate ABC transporter ATP-binding protein: MTAGFAPTALSLRREASARPVEAASADRLRQAGTSVRVDGIVKRYGGPGPAALEGVSLTIEPGELLALLGPSGSGKTTLLRVIAGLEIPDGGRVFFGSQDTTDIPVQRRGVGFVFQHYALFRHLTVFENIAYGLRSRPRAHRPKEDEIRRRVERLLELVQLPDLAKRFPGQLSGGQRQRVALARALAVEPSVLLLDEPFGALDAQVRKDLRRWLREIHRETGQTTIFVTHDQDEALELADRIAILNKGRIEQVGAPHEVQDHPASRFVMSFVGETARLAAEVAGGEVRVAGRTVIAAQAGWPQGPVDLCLRPWDLTVGQGPGTLPGTVREWRRTGRGTVAEILLDGAEAPVEVKVTDVYEPGDRVALAVGAARVFPRG; this comes from the coding sequence ATGACGGCAGGATTCGCTCCCACCGCCCTGTCCCTGCGCCGCGAGGCGTCCGCCCGCCCGGTCGAGGCGGCCTCCGCCGACCGCCTGCGCCAGGCCGGCACGTCGGTCCGGGTCGACGGCATCGTCAAGCGCTACGGCGGCCCTGGCCCGGCGGCGTTGGAGGGCGTCAGCCTGACGATCGAGCCGGGCGAGCTCCTGGCGCTGCTCGGCCCGTCCGGCTCCGGCAAGACGACGCTCCTGCGCGTCATCGCCGGCCTCGAGATCCCGGATGGCGGCCGGGTGTTCTTCGGCTCGCAGGACACCACCGACATCCCGGTGCAACGCCGCGGCGTCGGCTTCGTGTTCCAGCACTATGCCCTGTTCCGCCACCTGACGGTGTTCGAGAACATCGCCTACGGGTTGCGCTCGCGCCCTCGCGCCCACCGCCCGAAGGAGGACGAGATCCGCCGCCGGGTCGAGCGCCTGCTGGAGCTGGTGCAACTGCCCGACCTCGCCAAGCGCTTTCCGGGCCAGCTTTCCGGCGGCCAGCGCCAGCGGGTGGCGCTCGCCCGCGCGCTCGCGGTCGAGCCGTCGGTGCTGCTCCTCGACGAGCCGTTCGGGGCGCTGGACGCCCAGGTGCGCAAGGACCTGCGGCGCTGGCTGCGGGAGATCCACCGCGAGACCGGCCAGACCACGATCTTCGTCACCCACGACCAGGACGAGGCTTTGGAACTCGCCGACCGGATCGCGATCCTCAACAAGGGCCGCATCGAGCAGGTCGGTGCGCCGCACGAGGTGCAGGACCACCCGGCCTCGCGCTTCGTGATGTCCTTCGTCGGCGAGACCGCCCGCCTGGCCGCGGAGGTCGCGGGTGGGGAGGTCCGGGTCGCCGGCCGCACCGTGATCGCGGCGCAGGCCGGCTGGCCGCAGGGGCCGGTCGATCTCTGCCTGCGTCCTTGGGACCTCACGGTCGGGCAGGGCCCCGGCACGCTGCCCGGCACCGTGCGCGAGTGGCGCCGCACCGGGCGGGGCACCGTGGCGGAAATCCTGCTCGACGGCGCCGAGGCCCCGGTCGAGGTGAAGGTGACGGATGTCTACGAGCCGGGCGACCGGGTGGCCCTGGCGGTGGGCGCGGCGCGGGTTTTCCCGCGGGGATGA
- a CDS encoding sulfate ABC transporter substrate-binding protein, with the protein MALAGAPAPARAQTLLNVSYDPTRELYRAIDAAFAKEWKAKTGETVTVRASHGGSGAQARSVIDGLPADVVTLALASDIDAIAARSKKLPADWQKRLPFNSTPYTSTIVFLVRKGNPKAIKDWDDLVKPGIQVITPNPKTSGGARWNYLAAYAYALAKNNNDDAKAKDFVTALFKNVPVLDTGARGATTTFVQRGLGDVLIAWENEAFLADEEFGKGKFDIVVPSLSILAEPPVALVDVNVDQKGTRRQAEAYLQFLYTPEAQAIIAKNFYRPRDESAAAKEDLARFPKLKLVTIDDTFGGWAKAQKTHFDDGGVFDAILKSRQ; encoded by the coding sequence CTGGCGCTCGCCGGGGCCCCCGCCCCGGCGCGGGCGCAGACGCTGCTCAACGTCTCCTACGACCCGACCCGGGAGCTGTACCGGGCGATCGACGCGGCCTTCGCCAAGGAGTGGAAGGCCAAGACCGGCGAGACCGTGACGGTGCGCGCCTCCCACGGCGGCTCCGGCGCCCAGGCCCGCTCCGTCATCGACGGGCTGCCGGCCGACGTGGTGACGCTGGCGCTCGCCAGCGACATCGACGCCATCGCCGCCCGCTCGAAGAAGCTGCCGGCCGACTGGCAGAAGCGGCTGCCGTTCAACTCGACGCCCTACACCTCGACCATCGTGTTCCTCGTCCGCAAGGGCAACCCGAAGGCGATCAAGGACTGGGACGACCTGGTGAAGCCGGGAATCCAGGTCATCACCCCCAATCCGAAGACCTCGGGCGGCGCGCGCTGGAACTATCTGGCGGCCTATGCCTATGCACTGGCCAAGAACAACAACGACGACGCCAAGGCGAAGGACTTCGTCACCGCCCTGTTCAAGAACGTGCCGGTGCTCGACACCGGTGCACGCGGCGCCACCACCACCTTCGTGCAGCGTGGCCTCGGCGACGTGCTGATCGCCTGGGAAAACGAGGCGTTCCTCGCCGACGAGGAATTCGGCAAGGGCAAGTTCGACATCGTCGTGCCCTCGCTGTCGATCCTGGCCGAGCCGCCGGTGGCCCTGGTCGACGTGAACGTCGACCAGAAGGGCACCCGCCGCCAAGCGGAAGCCTATTTGCAGTTCCTCTACACGCCGGAAGCGCAAGCCATCATCGCCAAGAACTTCTACCGACCGCGCGACGAGTCGGCGGCCGCGAAGGAGGACCTGGCCCGCTTCCCAAAGCTGAAGCTCGTCACCATCGACGACACTTTCGGCGGCTGGGCCAAGGCCCAGAAGACCCATTTCGACGATGGCGGCGTGTTCGACGCCATCCTGAAGTCCCGGCAATGA
- the cysT gene encoding sulfate ABC transporter permease subunit CysT: MSNAAALPAGRGAARFRRPSALPGFRLTFGITLTYLTLLVLLPLAVLLLRAASVGPAGLWALITDSRNLAALKTSFGLSLAAAAIDAVFGLLIAWVLTRYRFPGRRIIDALVDLPFALPTAVAGIALASLYAPNGWLGEPLMALGIKVAYTPLGILVALVFVGLPFCVRTVQPLVAEIDRSSEEAAAILGASRFRALVTVILPPLIPAMLTGFALAFARAVGEYGSVIFVAGNLPYVSEIAPLLIVIKLEEFNYSGATAIAAVMLLMSFTALLAINLLQDFSRRRFGHV; encoded by the coding sequence ATGAGCAACGCCGCGGCCCTGCCCGCGGGGCGGGGAGCGGCCCGCTTCCGGCGACCGAGCGCGCTGCCGGGTTTTCGCCTGACCTTCGGGATCACGCTCACCTATCTGACCCTGCTCGTCCTCCTGCCGCTGGCGGTGCTGCTCCTGCGCGCCGCCAGCGTCGGCCCCGCCGGCCTCTGGGCGCTGATCACCGATTCCCGCAACCTCGCGGCGCTCAAGACCTCGTTCGGCCTGTCGCTCGCGGCCGCCGCGATCGACGCGGTGTTCGGGCTCCTGATCGCCTGGGTGCTGACCCGCTACCGGTTCCCCGGAAGGCGGATCATCGACGCGCTGGTCGATCTGCCCTTCGCGCTGCCGACGGCCGTGGCGGGCATCGCGCTCGCCAGCCTCTACGCGCCGAACGGCTGGCTCGGCGAGCCGTTGATGGCTCTTGGCATCAAGGTCGCCTACACGCCGCTCGGCATCCTGGTGGCGCTCGTCTTCGTCGGCCTGCCGTTCTGCGTCCGCACGGTTCAGCCGCTGGTCGCCGAGATCGACAGGTCGAGCGAGGAGGCGGCCGCCATCCTCGGCGCCTCGCGCTTCCGCGCCCTCGTCACGGTGATCCTGCCGCCCCTGATCCCGGCGATGCTCACGGGCTTCGCGCTCGCCTTCGCCCGGGCGGTCGGGGAATACGGCTCGGTCATCTTCGTCGCCGGCAACCTTCCTTACGTCTCGGAGATCGCGCCCCTGCTGATCGTGATCAAGCTCGAGGAGTTCAACTATTCCGGCGCCACGGCCATCGCCGCCGTGATGCTGCTGATGTCGTTCACCGCGCTTCTCGCCATCAACCTCTTGCAGGATTTCAGCCGCCGTAGGTTCGGGCATGTCTGA
- the cysW gene encoding sulfate ABC transporter permease subunit CysW: MSETAVPSIRSVSRGPHAALTEPRPVRIALTLTAIGFLALFLLLPLAVVFVEALSKGLGPYLASFAEPDALAAIRLTLLVAAIAVPLNVVFGLCASWAIAKFDFRGRNLLITLIDLPFSVSPVVAGLIYVLIFGAQGLFGPFLQRHGIEIIFAVPGIVLATVFVTFPFVARELIPLMQDQGTTDEEAALTLGASPWRVFCTVTLPNVRWALLYGVLLCNARAMGEFGAVSVVSGRIRGLTNTMPLHVEILYNEYNYVAAFGIASLLALLALVTLAGKSFLEWRHADALAGRGAH; this comes from the coding sequence ATGTCTGAGACCGCCGTCCCCTCCATCCGCTCCGTCTCCCGCGGCCCGCACGCGGCATTGACCGAGCCGCGCCCGGTCCGCATCGCGCTGACGCTGACGGCGATCGGCTTCCTGGCCCTGTTCCTGCTGCTACCGCTCGCGGTGGTGTTCGTCGAGGCGCTGAGCAAGGGTCTGGGGCCCTACCTCGCCAGCTTCGCCGAGCCCGATGCCTTGGCGGCGATCCGCCTGACGCTCCTCGTCGCGGCGATCGCGGTGCCGCTCAACGTGGTCTTCGGGCTGTGCGCCTCCTGGGCCATCGCCAAGTTCGACTTCCGCGGCCGTAACCTCCTCATCACCCTGATCGACTTGCCGTTCTCGGTCTCGCCGGTGGTCGCCGGCCTGATCTACGTGCTGATCTTCGGGGCGCAGGGGCTGTTCGGACCGTTCCTGCAGCGCCACGGGATCGAGATCATCTTCGCGGTGCCGGGCATCGTGCTCGCCACGGTGTTCGTCACCTTCCCGTTCGTCGCCCGCGAACTGATCCCCTTGATGCAGGACCAGGGCACCACCGACGAGGAAGCCGCGTTGACCCTAGGCGCCAGCCCATGGCGGGTGTTTTGCACCGTGACCCTGCCCAACGTGCGCTGGGCGCTGCTCTACGGCGTGCTCCTGTGCAACGCCCGGGCGATGGGCGAGTTCGGGGCAGTCTCGGTCGTGTCGGGCCGCATCCGGGGGCTCACCAACACCATGCCGCTCCACGTCGAGATCCTGTACAACGAGTACAATTACGTGGCGGCGTTCGGCATCGCCTCGCTGCTGGCGCTCCTCGCGCTCGTCACCCTGGCGGGTAAATCTTTCCTGGAATGGCGCCACGCCGATGCGCTGGCCGGACGCGGAGCCCACTGA
- a CDS encoding DUF882 domain-containing protein codes for MRALKRAGSGAVDPALEAQSRRPRPCRRGALALIACLTAILGSTSGTQDAVANGDTRTISIFHEHTKESASITFKRDGRYDRAALEQLNWLLRDWRLDEPTRMDPRLFDVVWEAHRAVGSQDAIHVVSAYRSPKTNAALRRRSRAVAEHSQHMLGKAMDFYLADVSIDQIRAIGMRMQRGGVGWYPHANSPFVHLDVGSVRSWPRMSHDQLARLFPDGRTVHLPADGRPMPGYEVAKAEILARGGSVMGVSQAIAAADEEDSPNVVGQFFAMLFGGSKPAAPPPAPVVLSARAGRVRPVALASAQPEDARDALAYAAPAAPAPLLPQAAPRQAALPEPVPAESAPAANSEPEVGTAAPASDVPAKPALSTTPLPPRRPSEFAALAEALVASPPPLAVPLPPARPASIQIASATADPAALGAILPPHARTTPVSAATGQKAQLNALFSAAAAAPAAEAAAIRIVQRPKLGTPPAGLVAAPAGAVATRFKTGTTDDAPGTGRFSGSAVGRR; via the coding sequence GTGCGAGCGCTCAAGCGTGCCGGAAGCGGGGCGGTCGACCCGGCCCTGGAAGCCCAGTCCCGCCGACCCCGCCCCTGTCGTCGCGGCGCGCTGGCGCTGATCGCCTGCCTGACGGCGATCCTCGGCTCGACCAGCGGCACCCAGGACGCGGTCGCCAACGGCGACACCCGCACGATCTCGATCTTCCACGAGCATACCAAGGAGAGTGCCTCGATCACGTTCAAGCGTGACGGGCGCTACGACCGGGCCGCCCTCGAGCAGCTGAACTGGCTCCTGCGCGACTGGCGCCTCGACGAGCCGACCAGGATGGACCCGCGCCTGTTCGACGTGGTGTGGGAGGCCCACCGGGCCGTCGGCTCGCAGGATGCGATCCACGTCGTCTCGGCCTATCGCTCGCCCAAGACCAACGCGGCCTTGCGCCGCCGCTCCCGGGCGGTGGCCGAGCACAGCCAGCACATGCTCGGCAAGGCGATGGATTTCTACCTCGCCGACGTCTCGATCGACCAGATCCGGGCGATCGGCATGCGGATGCAGCGCGGCGGCGTCGGCTGGTACCCGCACGCCAACAGCCCCTTCGTCCATCTCGACGTCGGCTCGGTGCGGTCCTGGCCGCGGATGAGCCACGACCAGCTCGCCCGGCTGTTTCCCGACGGGCGCACCGTCCACCTGCCCGCAGACGGCCGGCCGATGCCGGGCTACGAGGTCGCCAAGGCCGAAATCCTGGCCCGCGGCGGCAGCGTGATGGGCGTGAGCCAGGCGATCGCGGCGGCGGACGAGGAGGACAGCCCGAATGTCGTCGGCCAGTTCTTCGCCATGCTGTTCGGCGGATCGAAGCCCGCCGCCCCGCCGCCCGCCCCCGTGGTGCTGTCGGCCCGCGCGGGCCGCGTCCGCCCGGTGGCGCTGGCGAGCGCCCAGCCGGAGGATGCGCGCGACGCCCTCGCCTACGCGGCGCCCGCTGCCCCCGCGCCCCTCCTGCCGCAGGCCGCGCCTCGGCAAGCCGCCCTGCCGGAGCCGGTGCCGGCCGAGTCCGCGCCCGCCGCCAATTCCGAGCCGGAGGTCGGTACGGCCGCGCCGGCTTCGGACGTGCCGGCCAAACCCGCCTTGTCCACCACCCCGCTGCCGCCGCGGCGCCCGTCGGAATTCGCCGCCCTGGCCGAGGCGCTGGTCGCCAGCCCGCCGCCGCTCGCCGTGCCGCTTCCCCCCGCCCGTCCGGCCTCGATCCAGATCGCCTCGGCAACCGCCGATCCGGCGGCGTTGGGCGCCATTCTCCCGCCTCACGCCCGGACGACCCCCGTGTCGGCCGCCACCGGGCAGAAGGCGCAGCTGAACGCCCTGTTCAGCGCCGCGGCCGCCGCGCCGGCCGCCGAGGCGGCGGCGATCCGCATCGTCCAGCGGCCGAAGCTCGGCACACCGCCCGCCGGTCTCGTCGCCGCGCCCGCCGGCGCGGTGGCGACCCGGTTCAAGACCGGCACGACCGATGACGCGCCCGGTACCGGCCGCTTCAGCGGGTCGGCTGTCGGGCGGCGCTGA